The genomic stretch TGGTAGCATGATTCCTCCAGAACCAACTCGAATAGTTGATGTCCCACTTGCGATATGTCCAATCACAACTGAAGTTGCTGAACTTGCAACAGCTGGCATATTATGATGTTCAGCAAACCAGTAACGGTGATATCCCCATTTTTCAGCATGCTGTGCTAAATCAAGGCTATTTTTAAAAGCATCAGCAGGAGTGCTTCCTTCAACAACAGGAGCTAAGTCTAACACAGATAAAGGTATTTCATTTAATTTCTTAGCAACTTTATCTTGGAAACGATTATTCATCATAAAATTTTCCTCCTAAAAAACATTATTTAATATATGGAAATATCGAGACTTTTTATACTAGAAAAACTGTGTTTGAATTATATACAGTATGCTAAGATTATAGAAAATCTAAGGACATAATACAAGTTTTTGAACTTGAAAATATTTATACAATAAAACCTACTTTTGGGAACATAAAGTACTTTTGGAAAAAAGAAAAAAATTTGTAAATAAATGTATAGAATAATTTTTAAGAATCATACTATCTTTAATCTGATAAACAATCAGAGCATCCAAAAGACAAAGGAGTCAACAACATGGCAAACAGAAGATCTTCAAATCAATATGCTTCACCAAATGCAAATTCAGCAATTGAGCAAATGAAGTTCGAAATAGCTTCTGAATTTGGAGTTCACTTAGGACCAGACACAACTTCACGCGCTAACGGTTCAGTTGGTGGCGAAATTACTAAGCGTCTAGTTCAAATGGCAGAACAAAGCCTAGGCGGATATGCTCGTTAAATAAAAAGTAAGGATGGAAAGAAAACTTTCTATCCTTTTTTTTGTACATTTTTATATTAGCACCAGTGAAGAATTTTAG from Arthrobacter citreus encodes the following:
- a CDS encoding alpha/beta-type small acid-soluble spore protein, with the protein product MANRRSSNQYASPNANSAIEQMKFEIASEFGVHLGPDTTSRANGSVGGEITKRLVQMAEQSLGGYAR